From a single Kitasatospora azatica KCTC 9699 genomic region:
- a CDS encoding N-acetylmuramoyl-L-alanine amidase produces MNRTAPLITLLGVSLGALTLTGCGAGGPTAAGLASPPSSAPGLPTPQMPSTWSPAPATTAGAPAPATAPAASDSPAPASPTGKPLAGRTIVLDPGHNPGNVAHTTEINRQVDIGNGRKECDTTGTATDAGYTEADYSLDVSHRIRDLLKALGATVLLTQDGDHPWGPCITDRAAFGNAAHADAAISVHGDGGPASGSGFHVIMPAKVVAGKADTTAITAPSHRLGLLVRDSFHTVTGEPYADYIGDQGLDTRDDLGGLNLSGIPKVFIECGNMRNAGDAQRMTDPQWRQRAAQGIADAFTAFLTTTG; encoded by the coding sequence GTGAACCGCACCGCCCCCCTGATCACCCTGCTCGGCGTCTCGCTCGGCGCGCTCACCCTGACCGGCTGCGGCGCCGGCGGCCCGACGGCAGCCGGCCTGGCCTCGCCGCCCTCGTCCGCCCCGGGCCTGCCGACCCCGCAGATGCCGAGCACCTGGTCACCCGCGCCGGCCACCACCGCCGGCGCACCCGCCCCGGCCACGGCGCCCGCCGCATCCGACAGCCCCGCACCGGCGAGCCCCACCGGCAAGCCGCTGGCCGGTCGCACCATCGTGCTGGACCCCGGCCACAACCCCGGCAACGTCGCCCACACCACCGAGATCAACCGCCAGGTCGACATCGGCAACGGCCGCAAGGAGTGCGACACCACCGGCACCGCGACCGACGCCGGCTACACCGAGGCCGACTACAGCCTGGACGTCTCGCACCGGATCCGCGACCTGCTCAAGGCGCTCGGCGCCACGGTGCTGCTCACCCAGGACGGCGACCACCCGTGGGGTCCCTGCATCACCGACCGGGCCGCCTTCGGCAACGCCGCCCACGCCGACGCGGCGATCTCGGTGCACGGCGACGGCGGCCCCGCCTCGGGCAGCGGCTTCCACGTGATCATGCCGGCCAAGGTGGTGGCCGGAAAGGCCGACACCACGGCGATCACCGCCCCCTCGCACCGCCTCGGCCTGCTGGTCCGCGACAGCTTCCACACCGTCACCGGCGAGCCGTACGCCGACTACATCGGCGACCAGGGCCTGGACACCCGCGACGACCTGGGCGGTCTGAACCTCTCCGGCATCCCCAAGGTCTTCATCGAATGCGGCAACATGCGCAACGCCGGCGACGCCCAGCGGATGACCGATCCGCAGTGGCGCCAGCGGGCCGCCCAGGGCATCGCGGACGCCTTCACGGCCTTCTTGACGACCACTGGCTGA
- a CDS encoding glycosyltransferase family 4 protein has translation MTGQPPSTADRRPLRIALLSYRGDPFCGGQGVYVRHLSRELARLGHQVDVIGAQPFPALDEVDGPGSVRLVELPSLDLYRSDDPFRTPALTEYRGPVDLLEVATMWTGGFPEPLTFSLRARQYLARHKGRYDVVHDNQTLGYGLLGLERHGFPLVTTVHHPVTEDRRLELAAATTRLKRLSLRRWYAFTRMQRRVAARLEHIITVSGSSKTGIVEQLGSAPGNVSVVPIGADTRLWSPSAEVPVVPGRIVTTSSADVPLKGLVYLIEALAKVRTEREAHLVVVCKKQGEGPVADAVKRFGLEPYVEFRTGLTDQQMVDLFRSAEVACVPSLYEGFSLPAAEAMATGTPLVATTGGAIPEVAGPDGETCLAVPPGDAGALAGALGRLLDDPELRARLGAAGRERVLAHFTWERAAEQTADRYRAAIATGAGRRARSGPGWRYV, from the coding sequence ATGACGGGGCAGCCACCCTCCACAGCCGACCGGCGTCCGCTGCGGATCGCGCTGCTCTCCTACCGGGGCGACCCGTTCTGCGGCGGCCAGGGCGTCTACGTCCGGCACCTCTCGCGCGAGCTGGCCCGGCTCGGCCACCAGGTCGACGTGATCGGCGCACAGCCCTTCCCGGCGCTGGACGAGGTCGACGGACCCGGCTCGGTGCGCCTGGTGGAGCTGCCCAGCCTGGACCTCTACCGGTCCGACGACCCGTTCCGCACCCCGGCCCTGACGGAGTACCGCGGCCCGGTGGACCTGCTGGAGGTCGCCACCATGTGGACCGGCGGCTTCCCCGAGCCGCTCACCTTCTCGCTGCGGGCCCGCCAGTACCTGGCCCGGCACAAGGGCCGCTACGACGTGGTGCACGACAACCAGACCCTCGGCTACGGCCTGCTCGGCCTGGAGCGGCACGGCTTCCCGCTGGTCACCACGGTGCACCACCCGGTCACCGAGGACCGCCGGCTGGAGCTGGCGGCGGCCACCACCCGGCTGAAGCGGCTCTCGCTGCGCCGCTGGTACGCCTTCACCCGGATGCAGCGCCGGGTCGCGGCCCGCCTCGAGCACATCATCACCGTCTCCGGCAGCTCCAAGACCGGGATCGTCGAGCAGCTTGGCTCCGCCCCGGGCAACGTCTCGGTGGTGCCGATCGGCGCCGACACCCGGCTCTGGTCGCCCTCGGCCGAGGTGCCGGTGGTGCCCGGACGGATCGTCACCACCTCCAGTGCGGACGTGCCGCTCAAGGGCCTGGTCTACCTGATCGAGGCACTGGCCAAGGTCCGTACCGAGCGCGAGGCGCACCTCGTGGTGGTCTGCAAGAAGCAGGGCGAGGGACCGGTCGCGGACGCTGTGAAGCGGTTCGGCCTGGAGCCGTACGTCGAGTTCCGCACCGGCCTGACGGACCAGCAGATGGTCGACCTGTTCCGCTCCGCCGAGGTGGCCTGCGTGCCCTCTCTGTACGAGGGCTTCTCGCTGCCGGCCGCCGAGGCGATGGCCACCGGCACCCCGCTGGTCGCCACCACCGGTGGTGCGATCCCCGAGGTCGCGGGCCCGGACGGCGAGACCTGCCTGGCAGTGCCGCCGGGCGACGCGGGCGCGCTGGCGGGCGCGCTCGGCCGACTCCTCGACGACCCCGAACTGCGCGCCAGGCTCGGCGCCGCCGGCCGCGAGCGGGTGCTGGCCCACTTCACCTGGGAACGGGCCGCCGAGCAGACCGCGGACCGCTACCGGGCGGCGATCGCCACCGGAGCCGGGCGGCGGGCCCGCTCCGGGCCCGGCTGGCGCTACGTCTGA
- a CDS encoding SCO2322 family protein gives MTRTRLLIPVLLAAAVLAAAAPAQAAAYRYWSFWRWTGAGWAYQQQGPATYLPPDGSVDGWRFALSPDGGRDAARPDGGGEFAVLCANTPARDGFKRVGVLLDFGTRADAPSTAIPPIARTACAQVRSGASSAEVLAAAAPPLRYDSNGMLCAIAGYPAAGCGEVLSGAAPARPRGTPMLPLPAALALIGALALGAGYRARRRSA, from the coding sequence GTGACCCGCACCCGCCTGCTGATACCGGTGCTGCTGGCGGCGGCCGTGCTGGCTGCCGCGGCGCCCGCGCAGGCGGCGGCCTACCGGTACTGGTCGTTCTGGCGCTGGACCGGGGCCGGCTGGGCCTACCAGCAGCAGGGGCCGGCGACCTATCTGCCGCCCGACGGCTCGGTGGACGGCTGGCGGTTCGCACTCAGCCCCGACGGCGGGCGGGACGCCGCCCGGCCGGACGGCGGTGGGGAGTTCGCCGTCCTGTGCGCCAACACCCCGGCACGGGACGGGTTCAAACGGGTCGGGGTGCTGCTGGACTTCGGCACCCGGGCTGACGCGCCGTCAACTGCGATACCGCCCATCGCTCGCACCGCCTGCGCCCAGGTCCGCAGCGGGGCCAGCTCGGCCGAGGTGCTGGCCGCCGCGGCCCCGCCGCTGCGCTACGACAGCAACGGCATGCTCTGCGCCATCGCCGGCTACCCGGCCGCCGGCTGCGGCGAGGTGCTGAGCGGCGCCGCCCCGGCGCGGCCGCGCGGCACCCCGATGCTCCCGCTGCCCGCGGCCCTCGCGCTGATCGGCGCGCTGGCCCTCGGCGCCGGGTACCGAGCCCGTCGGCGGTCGGCGTGA
- a CDS encoding class I SAM-dependent methyltransferase — protein sequence MTTPATTPAPEVLAAFTAADGFMPEDEGLALYAAAVEAAGRTGLPVLEIGTYCGRSAILLADAARRTGTVALTVDHHRGSEEQQPGWEYHDPTLVDAEVGLMDTLPRFRRTLHAAGLEQHVIALVGRSPQIAAVWGGRLALVFIDGGHTDEHAGGDYDGWVPHLAEDGLLVVHDVFPDPADGGQAPYRVYLRALADGFEELSVTGSLRVLRRSAA from the coding sequence ATGACGACCCCCGCGACGACCCCCGCGCCAGAGGTGCTCGCGGCCTTCACCGCCGCGGACGGCTTCATGCCCGAGGACGAGGGCCTGGCGCTGTACGCCGCCGCCGTCGAGGCCGCCGGGCGGACCGGGCTGCCGGTCCTGGAGATCGGCACCTACTGCGGCCGCTCGGCGATCCTGCTCGCCGACGCCGCCCGGCGCACCGGCACCGTCGCGCTGACCGTCGACCACCACCGCGGCTCCGAGGAGCAGCAGCCCGGCTGGGAGTACCACGACCCCACCCTGGTCGACGCCGAGGTCGGCCTGATGGACACGCTGCCGCGCTTTCGCCGCACCCTGCACGCGGCCGGCCTGGAGCAGCACGTGATCGCGCTGGTCGGCCGCTCCCCGCAGATCGCCGCGGTCTGGGGCGGGCGCCTCGCGCTGGTCTTCATCGACGGCGGGCACACCGACGAGCACGCCGGCGGCGACTACGACGGCTGGGTGCCGCACCTGGCCGAGGACGGGCTGCTGGTGGTGCACGACGTCTTCCCCGATCCGGCGGACGGCGGGCAGGCGCCGTACCGGGTGTACCTGCGGGCGCTGGCCGACGGCTTCGAGGAGCTCTCGGTGACCGGCTCGCTGCGGGTGCTGCGGCGGTCCGCGGCCTGA
- a CDS encoding prenyltransferase/squalene oxidase repeat-containing protein yields the protein MTIPEGVAAPRTAPQTLLLPGVLDAEQAVATVRSILAEQRPDGAIPWFTGGHLDPWDHTEAAMALDAAGEHAAADRAYQWLTDHQNPDGSWFAGYYGEGAPGVSNRAIETNFCAYVAVGVWHHHLATGDEEFLERMWPVVRRALDFTVGLQLPGGPIAWRLDEDGQAVDEALLTGSASILHALRCGLAIADYREEPQPDWELATGRLQHAVAAHPERFLDKGRYSMDWYYPVLGSALRGPAALARIEADWARFVVPGLGVRCVSDRPWVTGGESAELALALWAVGESDRAVEILRWIQHLRHQDGSYWTGYVFEDDAIWPEEQTTWTAGALLLAVAALGGDPATVAVFGAADLPDGLAAEACC from the coding sequence ATGACCATTCCCGAGGGGGTGGCGGCTCCCCGGACCGCGCCGCAGACCCTGCTGCTGCCGGGCGTCCTGGACGCCGAGCAGGCCGTCGCCACGGTGCGCAGCATCCTGGCCGAACAGCGCCCCGACGGCGCGATCCCGTGGTTCACCGGCGGCCACCTCGACCCGTGGGACCACACCGAGGCCGCGATGGCGCTGGACGCGGCCGGCGAACACGCCGCCGCCGACCGCGCCTACCAGTGGCTGACGGACCATCAGAACCCGGACGGCTCCTGGTTCGCCGGCTACTACGGCGAGGGCGCGCCCGGGGTCAGCAACCGGGCCATCGAGACCAACTTCTGCGCCTACGTGGCCGTTGGCGTCTGGCACCACCATCTCGCCACCGGCGACGAGGAGTTCCTCGAGCGGATGTGGCCCGTGGTGCGCCGCGCGCTGGACTTCACCGTCGGCCTGCAACTGCCCGGCGGCCCGATCGCCTGGCGGCTGGACGAGGACGGGCAGGCTGTCGACGAGGCGCTGCTCACCGGCTCGGCCAGCATCCTGCACGCCCTGCGGTGCGGGCTCGCCATCGCCGACTACCGCGAAGAACCCCAGCCCGACTGGGAGTTGGCCACCGGCCGACTGCAGCACGCGGTGGCCGCACACCCCGAGCGGTTCCTCGACAAGGGCCGCTACTCGATGGACTGGTACTACCCCGTGCTCGGCAGCGCGCTGCGCGGCCCGGCCGCACTGGCCCGGATCGAAGCCGACTGGGCGCGGTTCGTGGTCCCCGGCCTCGGCGTGCGCTGCGTCAGCGACCGCCCCTGGGTGACCGGCGGCGAGAGCGCCGAACTCGCGCTCGCCCTCTGGGCGGTGGGCGAGTCCGACCGCGCCGTGGAGATCCTGCGCTGGATCCAGCACCTGCGCCACCAGGACGGCTCCTACTGGACCGGCTACGTCTTCGAGGACGACGCCATCTGGCCCGAGGAGCAGACCACCTGGACCGCCGGCGCACTGCTCCTCGCCGTGGCGGCCCTCGGCGGCGACCCGGCCACCGTAGCCGTCTTCGGCGCGGCGGACCTGCCCGACGGCCTGGCGGCAGAAGCCTGCTGCTGA
- a CDS encoding Crp/Fnr family transcriptional regulator → MALFGERQTFLGRLTPADRTALGALGATRRFDPGAVLLREGETGSHLVLLLSGWCTVWLATERGGKVILGLRSTGELVGEMAALDPHPRSASVNALGPVDGLLVPGERFRQFIAARPYATALVLAQLADRLRGADHERRALASLTVLRRLSARLVELADRTGRPPEPGAGPVEIRLPLPQSELAAAVGATREAVAKALRLLREQGLVRTGPGTLVVLELEPLRLLAQG, encoded by the coding sequence ATGGCGCTGTTCGGGGAGCGTCAGACCTTCCTGGGACGGCTCACTCCCGCCGACCGGACGGCGCTCGGCGCGCTCGGTGCGACCAGGCGGTTCGACCCCGGCGCCGTACTGCTGCGCGAGGGCGAGACCGGCAGCCACCTGGTGCTGCTGCTCAGCGGCTGGTGCACGGTCTGGCTGGCCACCGAGCGGGGCGGCAAGGTGATCCTGGGGCTGCGCAGCACCGGCGAGCTGGTCGGCGAGATGGCGGCGCTGGACCCGCACCCGCGCAGCGCCTCGGTGAACGCGCTCGGCCCGGTGGACGGCCTGCTGGTCCCCGGCGAACGGTTCCGCCAGTTCATCGCCGCCCGCCCGTACGCCACCGCGCTGGTGCTGGCCCAGCTCGCGGACCGGCTGCGCGGCGCCGACCACGAGCGGCGGGCGCTGGCCTCGCTGACCGTGCTGCGCCGACTGTCCGCGCGGCTGGTGGAGCTGGCCGACCGCACCGGCCGCCCGCCCGAGCCCGGCGCCGGTCCGGTGGAGATCCGCCTGCCGCTGCCGCAGAGCGAGCTGGCGGCAGCGGTCGGCGCCACCCGCGAGGCGGTGGCCAAGGCACTGCGGCTGCTGCGCGAGCAGGGGCTGGTCCGCACCGGGCCGGGCACGCTGGTGGTGCTGGAACTGGAGCCGCTGCGGCTGCTGGCGCAGGGCTGA
- a CDS encoding prenyltransferase/squalene oxidase repeat-containing protein, which produces MLTPARTGAAVLAALLLGGLAAGPALADASATASPVAPPAALYGKGDPTYDGVWRQSLALTALSSAKVTPAAAAVDWLTGQQCADGGWPSFRADTGAACTAATEDSNATSLAVQALVALGGHQAAVDKGVDWLKANQNSDGSWAYNPGNPGDADSTGLAVSALRAAKLDPGTVAKSGRTGQQALAALQLGCETAADQRGALAYQATAGSPLSANALATAQATLALAGGALPVPASSPDGTAPKALECGGSVSPAEGASAYLAGQLTANGQHLMLAMPGATPTPDFAATSWAVLSLVRAGHPTQAAGAVDWLSANGGSWAKGPAGPDAAATATLILAAQAAGRDPHSFAGTDLVKQLTEAGPAPKAAETKKASGGFSKLWMIGVGLLIGAGGGLALSVNRKRGL; this is translated from the coding sequence ATGCTGACGCCCGCCCGTACCGGCGCCGCCGTTCTCGCCGCCCTGCTGCTGGGCGGCCTCGCCGCCGGCCCCGCGCTGGCCGACGCCTCCGCGACGGCGTCCCCCGTGGCGCCGCCGGCCGCGCTCTACGGCAAGGGCGACCCGACCTACGACGGCGTCTGGCGGCAGTCGCTGGCGCTCACCGCGCTGAGCAGCGCCAAGGTGACGCCGGCCGCGGCGGCGGTGGACTGGCTGACCGGGCAGCAGTGCGCGGACGGCGGCTGGCCCTCGTTCCGGGCCGACACCGGCGCCGCCTGCACGGCCGCCACCGAGGACAGCAACGCGACCTCGCTGGCCGTGCAGGCACTGGTCGCGCTCGGCGGACACCAGGCGGCCGTGGACAAGGGCGTGGACTGGCTCAAGGCGAACCAGAACAGTGACGGCAGCTGGGCGTACAACCCCGGCAACCCCGGTGACGCCGACTCCACCGGCCTTGCGGTCAGCGCGCTGCGGGCCGCCAAGCTGGACCCGGGCACCGTGGCGAAGTCCGGCCGGACCGGGCAGCAGGCGCTCGCCGCACTGCAGTTGGGCTGCGAGACGGCGGCCGACCAGCGGGGCGCGCTGGCCTACCAGGCGACGGCGGGCAGCCCGCTGAGCGCCAACGCGCTGGCCACCGCGCAGGCCACGCTGGCGCTGGCCGGCGGCGCGCTGCCGGTGCCGGCCAGCAGCCCGGACGGGACCGCTCCGAAGGCGCTGGAGTGCGGCGGCTCGGTCTCCCCCGCCGAGGGCGCCTCGGCGTACCTGGCCGGGCAGTTGACGGCCAACGGGCAGCACCTGATGCTGGCCATGCCCGGCGCCACCCCGACGCCCGACTTCGCCGCCACCTCCTGGGCGGTGCTGAGCCTGGTCCGGGCCGGACACCCGACGCAGGCCGCCGGCGCGGTGGACTGGCTGTCGGCCAACGGCGGCTCCTGGGCGAAGGGCCCGGCCGGCCCGGACGCCGCCGCCACCGCGACGCTGATCCTGGCCGCCCAGGCCGCCGGCCGCGACCCGCACTCCTTCGCCGGCACCGACCTGGTCAAGCAGCTCACCGAGGCCGGCCCCGCCCCGAAGGCCGCCGAGACCAAGAAGGCGAGCGGCGGCTTCTCGAAGCTGTGGATGATCGGTGTGGGCCTGCTGATCGGCGCCGGCGGCGGGCTGGCCCTCAGCGTGAACCGCAAGCGCGGCCTGTGA
- a CDS encoding class I SAM-dependent methyltransferase yields MLTVDFSRFPLAPGDRVLDLGCGGGRHAFECYRRGANVVALDQNAEEIAEVKKWFDAMAAAGEAPEGASAVAMEGNALALPFEDESFDKIIISEVMEHIPDDKGVLNEMFRVLKPGGLLAVTVPRWLPEKICWTLSDEYHANEGGHIRIYRGDELLDKLREAGLDPYGTHHAHALHSPYWWIKCAVGVNNDKALPVKAYHQLLVWDIVGTPVISKLTRAAEAALNPLIGKSFVAYASKPNRAGA; encoded by the coding sequence GTGTTGACCGTCGACTTCTCCCGCTTCCCGCTCGCCCCCGGCGACCGGGTGCTCGATCTGGGGTGCGGCGGGGGCCGGCACGCGTTCGAGTGCTACCGCCGTGGCGCCAACGTGGTGGCCCTGGACCAGAACGCCGAGGAGATCGCCGAGGTCAAGAAGTGGTTCGACGCGATGGCCGCGGCCGGTGAGGCACCCGAGGGAGCCTCGGCGGTGGCGATGGAGGGCAACGCGCTGGCCCTGCCGTTCGAGGACGAGTCCTTCGACAAGATCATCATCTCCGAGGTGATGGAGCACATCCCGGACGACAAGGGCGTGCTCAACGAGATGTTCCGGGTGCTCAAGCCCGGCGGCCTGCTCGCCGTCACGGTGCCGCGCTGGCTGCCGGAGAAGATCTGCTGGACGCTCTCCGACGAGTACCACGCCAACGAGGGCGGCCACATCCGGATCTACCGCGGCGACGAGCTGCTCGACAAGCTGCGCGAGGCCGGCCTCGACCCGTACGGCACCCACCACGCGCACGCGCTGCACTCGCCGTACTGGTGGATCAAGTGCGCGGTCGGCGTCAACAACGACAAGGCGCTGCCGGTCAAGGCCTACCACCAGCTGCTGGTCTGGGACATCGTCGGCACCCCGGTGATCAGCAAGCTCACCAGGGCCGCCGAGGCCGCGCTCAACCCGCTGATCGGCAAGAGCTTCGTCGCCTACGCCAGCAAGCCCAACCGGGCGGGCGCATGA
- a CDS encoding alpha/beta hydrolase family protein — protein sequence MSTALRVVAPALRRLSFGFAADGSHAACLAAGPDGGWYAESWRLTEGAAARPTPLPLADRRSENLRTQLVALPDGRVLAVRHEGERHDLVLLGAEREQPLATLRMPGLRLLPVPVHGAPDGPVAVALGTDSTPATRAWLVYADGRPPRPVAEFPGLHGGGVWLDRTGRLLVLDRLQSGVVKSVVLDLRLGTVTPLLEIAAGSNDRLVLFDPDTRFLLLRSNAPGEDRLGWGVLGSAEPVRFPDCLHVPGLFLRPVALEPAAGAAEEVRVAVQIDHGAGSALALWRPSTGRLEPLAVPPGRLGAVGHWSAAGLRMPYSAPDRPAGLATLMVDQLLGGAGVAAAGGPLPLPLAPLTGARMVPNPAAPPGPVLPRAIRASTVPAAVRGGAVPGAPRGSAVPGAPGGAGVPAAGWRLDGSAAPPDGSRWQRAHCLELAGPAGPIEAVVYGGEAWLSSPQLVLALHGGPADAWRLEFDPALQRMAAEGLAVLAPNQRGSTGYGTAHAMAIRGAWGGPDLADVLGLLEGLAGQRAALGLEPPALFGVSYGAFLALLAAALAPADRVARCAVVAPFLSGARLLAEATAPVRALISRLGGAEPIEDEFGPRDLLRLAGRLTGPLLVVHGDRDDAVPVGQSRALRQELLRLGRREGSDFHYLEAAGAGHEVLAEEGSAVLHELLAGFLRTGRPLGPSVDRQV from the coding sequence ATGAGCACCGCGCTGCGGGTGGTCGCCCCCGCGCTGCGGCGGCTGAGCTTCGGCTTCGCGGCCGACGGCTCGCACGCCGCCTGCCTGGCGGCCGGACCGGACGGTGGCTGGTACGCCGAGAGCTGGCGGCTGACCGAGGGCGCGGCGGCGCGGCCCACCCCGCTCCCGCTCGCCGACCGGCGCTCCGAGAACCTGCGCACGCAGCTGGTCGCGCTGCCGGACGGCCGGGTGCTGGCCGTCCGGCACGAGGGCGAACGGCACGACCTGGTGCTGCTCGGAGCCGAGCGGGAGCAGCCGTTGGCGACCCTGCGGATGCCGGGCCTGCGGCTGCTGCCGGTGCCGGTCCACGGCGCCCCGGACGGCCCGGTCGCCGTGGCCCTGGGCACCGACAGCACGCCCGCCACCCGCGCCTGGCTGGTCTACGCCGACGGCCGCCCGCCGCGCCCGGTCGCCGAGTTCCCCGGTCTGCACGGCGGCGGGGTGTGGCTGGACCGCACCGGCCGGCTGCTCGTACTGGACCGGCTGCAGTCCGGCGTGGTCAAGAGCGTGGTGCTGGACCTGCGGCTCGGCACCGTCACCCCGCTGCTGGAGATCGCCGCGGGCAGCAACGACCGTCTGGTGCTCTTCGACCCCGACACCCGTTTCCTGCTGCTGCGCAGTAACGCCCCCGGCGAGGACCGGCTCGGCTGGGGCGTGCTGGGCAGCGCGGAGCCCGTCCGGTTCCCCGACTGCCTGCACGTGCCCGGGCTCTTCCTGCGCCCGGTGGCGCTCGAGCCCGCCGCCGGAGCGGCCGAGGAGGTCCGGGTGGCGGTGCAGATCGACCACGGCGCCGGCTCGGCGTTGGCGCTGTGGCGGCCCTCGACCGGACGGCTGGAGCCGCTGGCGGTGCCGCCGGGCCGGCTCGGGGCGGTCGGCCACTGGTCGGCGGCCGGGCTGCGGATGCCGTACTCCGCGCCGGACCGTCCGGCGGGGCTGGCCACGCTGATGGTGGACCAGTTGCTCGGCGGCGCCGGGGTGGCGGCTGCGGGCGGGCCGCTGCCGCTGCCGCTGGCACCGCTGACCGGGGCGCGGATGGTGCCCAACCCGGCGGCGCCGCCCGGGCCGGTATTGCCAAGGGCGATCAGGGCTAGCACAGTGCCGGCAGCGGTCAGGGGCGGCGCAGTGCCAGGGGCACCCCGGGGCAGCGCAGTGCCGGGGGCGCCCGGCGGAGCCGGGGTGCCGGCGGCGGGCTGGCGGCTGGACGGCAGTGCCGCGCCGCCCGACGGCAGCCGCTGGCAGCGCGCGCACTGCCTGGAGCTGGCCGGCCCCGCCGGTCCGATCGAGGCCGTGGTCTACGGCGGCGAGGCCTGGCTGAGCAGCCCCCAGCTGGTGCTCGCGCTGCACGGCGGCCCGGCCGACGCCTGGCGGCTGGAGTTCGACCCGGCGCTGCAGCGGATGGCCGCCGAGGGCCTGGCCGTGCTCGCGCCCAACCAGCGCGGCAGCACCGGCTACGGCACCGCGCACGCGATGGCGATCCGCGGCGCCTGGGGCGGTCCCGACCTGGCCGACGTGCTCGGTCTGCTGGAGGGCCTGGCCGGGCAGCGGGCCGCGCTCGGACTCGAACCGCCCGCGCTCTTCGGGGTCAGCTACGGCGCCTTCCTCGCCCTGCTGGCCGCCGCGCTGGCGCCCGCCGACCGGGTGGCACGCTGCGCGGTGGTGGCCCCGTTCCTGTCCGGCGCCCGGCTGCTGGCCGAGGCGACCGCGCCGGTCCGGGCGCTGATCAGCCGCCTGGGCGGCGCCGAGCCGATCGAGGACGAGTTCGGTCCGCGCGATCTGCTGCGGCTGGCGGGCCGGCTCACCGGGCCGCTGCTGGTCGTGCACGGCGACCGCGACGACGCCGTCCCGGTCGGTCAGTCGCGGGCGCTGCGGCAGGAGTTGCTGCGGCTCGGGCGACGGGAGGGGAGCGACTTCCACTACCTGGAGGCGGCCGGCGCCGGGCACGAGGTGCTCGCCGAGGAGGGTTCGGCGGTGCTGCACGAGCTGCTGGCCGGCTTCCTGCGGACCGGGCGGCCGTTGGGGCCCTCTGTCGATCGGCAGGTGTGA